The Caretta caretta isolate rCarCar2 chromosome 10, rCarCar1.hap1, whole genome shotgun sequence genome has a window encoding:
- the USP8 gene encoding ubiquitin carboxyl-terminal hydrolase 8 isoform X4, which produces MPAGASVPKELYLCTSLKDLNKKTEIKAEKTSTKNYVQSALKIFKAAEECRLDRDEEKAYVLYMKYVTVYNLIKKRPDFKQQQDYFHSILGPTNIKKAIEEAERLSDSLKLRYEEAEVRKKLEEKEKQEEQQKKQEVKDDGKALAKNASENAIDSKGQNQRINGEKKCAVERKDQFDRLSASVFQGAITAEKLFPMMMDKNIELLIMDARSLKDYQESCIPNSISVPEEAISPGVTANWIEAKLPDSSKDPWKKRGHVDYVVLLDWFSSARDLQLGTTLQSLKDALFKWESKTILRSEPLVLEGGYETWLLCYPQHTTNAKVTLPSRGKSEVVSVSLDFTYPSLEEPAPPPPPVVHIKPTPVEVTENDEMENNQKGRTGSHNTTNPSAPSAAIPQTDISPVVHPIYAVTNVPQIDRTKKPSAKFLDDVNSPKSEATTLDKHPIQNGRMIPDRSTKPPFDAKAMLTEEEKSRIHAETASLLEKSKREKELRERQQEKQREKLKLEKQEQEEKENREKLQQAKEERERRLQEDQAIREQKEKEEQERARKEVLEAKRQNKTEHENTAAKNPELDKVSADEREKGIQTPEMQRRALGDTSVTGVSVSSKSQREPLMRARSEEMGRIVPGLPAGWAKFLDPITGTFRYYHSPTNTVQMYPPEMAPSSTPPSTPPTHKGKPQVTTERDREHSKLKRSYSSPDITQAIQEEEKKKIPVTPAISRENKPVYYTKAEISRLSAPQIRNLNPVFGGLGPALTGLRNLGNTCYMNSILQCLCNAPLLADYFNRNLYQDDINRLNLLGHKGEVAEEFGIIMKALWTGQYRYVSPKDFKITIGKINDQFSGYSQQDSQELLLFLMDGLHEDLNKADNRKRYKEENNDHIDDFKAADLAWHKHKQLNESIVVALFQGQFKSTVQCLTCHKKSRTFEAFMYLSLPLASTSKCTLQECLRLFSKEEKLTDNNRFYCSHCKTRRDSLKKLEIWKLPPVLLVHLKRFSYDGRWKQKLQTSVDFPLESLDLSHYVIGPKSNLKRYNLFSVSNHYGGLDGGHYTAYCRNATKQRWYKFDDHEVSDISASSVKSSAAYILFYTSFELRAADIAT; this is translated from the exons ATGCCTGCTGGGGCTTCTGTACCTAAGGAACTGTACCTCTGTACTTCACTGAAAGATCTTAACAAGAAGACAGAAATAAAAGCAGAGAAGACCAGTACAAAAAA TTATGTGCAGAGTGCCCTTAAGATCTTCAAGGCAGCGGAGGAATGCAGATTGGACAGAGATGAAGAAAAGGCCTACGTCCTATATATGAAATATGTGACTGTATATAATCTTATTAAAAAAAGACCTGATTTCAAGCAACAACAG GATTACTTTCATTCTATACTGGGACCTACAAACATAAAAAAAGCTAttgaagaagctgaaagactCTCAGACAGTCTGAAACTGAG ATATGAGGAAGCTGAAGTTCGGAAAAAGCttgaagaaaaagagaaacaagaagagcaacagaaaaagCAAGAAGTAAAAGATGATGGAAAGGCTTTAGCCAAAAACGCTTCAGAAAATGCCATAGATTCCAAAGGACAAAACCAAAGG ATCAATGGTGAGAAGAAGTGTGCAGTGGAAAGAAAAGATCAATTTGACAGATTGAGTG CTTCTGTATTTCAAGGAGCAATCACTGCTGAGAAACTGTTTCCAATGATGATGGACAAAAACATCGAATTGCTCATAATGGATGCTCGAAGCTTGAAAGATTATCAGGAATCTTGTATTCCAAATTCCATCAGTGTTCCAGAAGAGGCTATCAGTCCTGG AGTCACTGCTAATTGGATTGAAGCTAAACTCCCAGATAGTTCTAAAGATCCCTGGAAGAAGAGGGGACATGTTGATTATGTTGTACTGCTTGACTGGTTTAGTTCTGCAAGAGACTTGCAGCTAGGAACAACTCTACAGAGCCTGAAAGATGCACTTTTTAAG TGGGAAAGTAAGACTATACTACGGAGTGAGCCTTTAGTCTTGGAAGGAGGTTATGAGACCTGGCTTCTTTGCTATCCCCAACACACAACAAATGCCAAAGTAACTCTACCCTCACGTGGCAAGAGTGAAGTAGTGTCTGTCTCTT TGGATTTTACTTATCCCTCTCTGGAAGAGccagctcctcctccaccacctgttGTCCATATAAAGCCCACTCCAGTAGAAGTGACTGAGAATGATGAAATGGAAAATAATCAAAAGGGGAGGACAGGATCACATAACACAACAAATCCAAGTGCACCAAGTGCTGCTATCCCTCAAACTGACATTTCACCTGTAGTGCACCCAATATATGCTGTGACAAATGTCCCACAG ATTGATCGTACTAAAAAGCCTTCAGCAAAATTTCTTGATGATGTTAATAGTCCAAAATCTGAAGCTACAACTCTTGACAAACATCCTATTCAGAATGGAAGAATGATTCCAGACCGTTCCACAAAGCCACCGTTTGATGCAAAGGCCATGCTGACAGAAGAAGAGAAAAGCCGTATACACGCAGAAACGGCTTCCTTGTTGGAGAAGAGCAAACGGGAAAAAGAATTGCGGGAAAGACAACAAGAGAAACAAAGAGAGAAGCTCAAATTGGAGAAGCAggaacaggaagaaaaggagaacCGAGAAAAGCTACAGCAagcaaaagaagagagagagaggagactgCAGGAAGATCAGGCAATTAGggaacaaaaggaaaaggaagaacaagagAGAGCACGCAAAGAAGTATTAGAAgcaaaaagacaaaataaaactgagcatgaaaacactgctgcaaaaaaccCTGAGCTTGATAAAGTATCTGCGGACGAAAGAGAAAAGGGGATTCAAACACCAGAAATGCAGAGGCGTGCGTTAGGAGATACATCTGTGACAGGGGTGTCAGTCTCAAGCAAG TCCCAGCGAGAGCCATTGATGAGAGCACGAAGTGAGGAAATGGGGAGGATAGTACCAGGATTGCCTGCAGGCTGGGCAAAG TTTCTGGATCCAATCACTGGGACTTTTCGTTATTACCATTCACCAACAAATACTGTTCAGATGTATCCCCCGGAAATGGCTCCTTCATCCACCCCTCCATCCACTCCACCAACTCATAAAGGCAAGCCACAGGTGACTACTGAACGGGACAGAGAACACTCCAAATTGAAGCGATCCTACTCTTCACCAGATATAACCCAAGCCAttcaggaggaagagaagaaaaaaattcctGTAACTCCTGCAATCAGTCGTGAAAATAA ACCAGTATATTACACTAAAGCTGAAATCTCAAGGCTCTCTGCACCACAGATTCGTAATCTCAACCCTGTGTTTGGGGGATTGGGACCAGCTCTCACAGGGCTTCGTAATTTAGGGAACACTTGCTATATGAACTCCATATTGCAGTGTCTCTGCAATGCACCACTTCTGGCTGATTATTTCAATAGAAATTTGTATCAAGATGACATTAACAG GTTAAACCTCTTGGGGCATAAAGGCGAAGTGGCAGAAGAGTTTGGCATCATAATGAAAGCATTGTGGACAGGACAATACCGATATGTCAGtccaaaagattttaaaattacaattggGAAGATCAATGACCAATTTTCAGGATACAGTCAGCAAGACTCCCAAGAATTGCTCTTGTTTTTAATGGATGGACTGCATGAAGACCTAAATAAA GCTGACAATCGGAAGAGGTATAAGGAAGAAAATAATGATCATATTGATGACTTCAAAGCAGCAGATCTAGCCTGGCACAAACACAAGCAGCTCAATGAATCTATTGTTGTGGCACTTTTTCAAGGCCAGTTCAAATCCACAGTGCAATGTCTTACGTGTCACAAAAAGTCCCGAACATTTGAGGCTTTCATGTATTTGTCATTGCCACTTGCATCCACTAGTAAATGTACACTACAG GAATGCCTTAGATTATTCTCCAAAGAGGAGAAACTTACAGATAACAACAGGTTTTACTGTAGCCATTGCAAAACACGAAGGGATTCTTTGAAAAAATTAGAGATTTGGAAATTGCCACCAGTTCTTCTGGTGCACTTGAAACG ATTCTCGTATGATGGAAGGTGGAAGCAAAAGCTGCAGACATCTGTAGATTTCCCTTTGGAAAGTCTTGACCTGTCACACTATGTTATTGGTCCAAAGAGTAATTTGAAGAGATACAATCTATTTTCAGTATCG AATCATTATGGAGGGTTGGATGGAGGGCACTACACAGCTTACTGCAGAAATGCTACAAAACAGCGCTGGTATAAGTTTGATGATCATGAAGTATCTGATATCTCAGCATCTTCTGTGAAGTCCTCAGCTGCATATATTCTCTTTTACACTTCTTTTGAACTGCGAGCAGCAGATATAGCCACATAA
- the USP8 gene encoding ubiquitin carboxyl-terminal hydrolase 8 isoform X1 — protein sequence MPAGASVPKELYLCTSLKDLNKKTEIKAEKTSTKNYVQSALKIFKAAEECRLDRDEEKAYVLYMKYVTVYNLIKKRPDFKQQQDYFHSILGPTNIKKAIEEAERLSDSLKLRYEEAEVRKKLEEKEKQEEQQKKQEVKDDGKALAKNASENAIDSKGQNQRINGEKKCAVERKDQFDRLSASVFQGAITAEKLFPMMMDKNIELLIMDARSLKDYQESCIPNSISVPEEAISPGVTANWIEAKLPDSSKDPWKKRGHVDYVVLLDWFSSARDLQLGTTLQSLKDALFKWESKTILRSEPLVLEGGYETWLLCYPQHTTNAKVTLPSRGKSEVVSVSLDFTYPSLEEPAPPPPPVVHIKPTPVEVTENDEMENNQKGRTGSHNTTNPSAPSAAIPQTDISPVVHPIYAVTNVPQIDRTKKPSAKFLDDVNSPKSEATTLDKHPIQNGRMIPDRSTKPPFDAKAMLTEEEKSRIHAETASLLEKSKREKELRERQQEKQREKLKLEKQEQEEKENREKLQQAKEERERRLQEDQAIREQKEKEEQERARKEVLEAKRQNKTEHENTAAKNPELDKVSADEREKGIQTPEMQRRALGDTSVTGVSVSSKHTGVKGQPESGAQREDTEQDTERLKSQREPLMRARSEEMGRIVPGLPAGWAKFLDPITGTFRYYHSPTNTVQMYPPEMAPSSTPPSTPPTHKGKPQVTTERDREHSKLKRSYSSPDITQAIQEEEKKKIPVTPAISRENKPVYYTKAEISRLSAPQIRNLNPVFGGLGPALTGLRNLGNTCYMNSILQCLCNAPLLADYFNRNLYQDDINRLNLLGHKGEVAEEFGIIMKALWTGQYRYVSPKDFKITIGKINDQFSGYSQQDSQELLLFLMDGLHEDLNKADNRKRYKEENNDHIDDFKAADLAWHKHKQLNESIVVALFQGQFKSTVQCLTCHKKSRTFEAFMYLSLPLASTSKCTLQECLRLFSKEEKLTDNNRFYCSHCKTRRDSLKKLEIWKLPPVLLVHLKRFSYDGRWKQKLQTSVDFPLESLDLSHYVIGPKSNLKRYNLFSVSNHYGGLDGGHYTAYCRNATKQRWYKFDDHEVSDISASSVKSSAAYILFYTSFELRAADIAT from the exons ATGCCTGCTGGGGCTTCTGTACCTAAGGAACTGTACCTCTGTACTTCACTGAAAGATCTTAACAAGAAGACAGAAATAAAAGCAGAGAAGACCAGTACAAAAAA TTATGTGCAGAGTGCCCTTAAGATCTTCAAGGCAGCGGAGGAATGCAGATTGGACAGAGATGAAGAAAAGGCCTACGTCCTATATATGAAATATGTGACTGTATATAATCTTATTAAAAAAAGACCTGATTTCAAGCAACAACAG GATTACTTTCATTCTATACTGGGACCTACAAACATAAAAAAAGCTAttgaagaagctgaaagactCTCAGACAGTCTGAAACTGAG ATATGAGGAAGCTGAAGTTCGGAAAAAGCttgaagaaaaagagaaacaagaagagcaacagaaaaagCAAGAAGTAAAAGATGATGGAAAGGCTTTAGCCAAAAACGCTTCAGAAAATGCCATAGATTCCAAAGGACAAAACCAAAGG ATCAATGGTGAGAAGAAGTGTGCAGTGGAAAGAAAAGATCAATTTGACAGATTGAGTG CTTCTGTATTTCAAGGAGCAATCACTGCTGAGAAACTGTTTCCAATGATGATGGACAAAAACATCGAATTGCTCATAATGGATGCTCGAAGCTTGAAAGATTATCAGGAATCTTGTATTCCAAATTCCATCAGTGTTCCAGAAGAGGCTATCAGTCCTGG AGTCACTGCTAATTGGATTGAAGCTAAACTCCCAGATAGTTCTAAAGATCCCTGGAAGAAGAGGGGACATGTTGATTATGTTGTACTGCTTGACTGGTTTAGTTCTGCAAGAGACTTGCAGCTAGGAACAACTCTACAGAGCCTGAAAGATGCACTTTTTAAG TGGGAAAGTAAGACTATACTACGGAGTGAGCCTTTAGTCTTGGAAGGAGGTTATGAGACCTGGCTTCTTTGCTATCCCCAACACACAACAAATGCCAAAGTAACTCTACCCTCACGTGGCAAGAGTGAAGTAGTGTCTGTCTCTT TGGATTTTACTTATCCCTCTCTGGAAGAGccagctcctcctccaccacctgttGTCCATATAAAGCCCACTCCAGTAGAAGTGACTGAGAATGATGAAATGGAAAATAATCAAAAGGGGAGGACAGGATCACATAACACAACAAATCCAAGTGCACCAAGTGCTGCTATCCCTCAAACTGACATTTCACCTGTAGTGCACCCAATATATGCTGTGACAAATGTCCCACAG ATTGATCGTACTAAAAAGCCTTCAGCAAAATTTCTTGATGATGTTAATAGTCCAAAATCTGAAGCTACAACTCTTGACAAACATCCTATTCAGAATGGAAGAATGATTCCAGACCGTTCCACAAAGCCACCGTTTGATGCAAAGGCCATGCTGACAGAAGAAGAGAAAAGCCGTATACACGCAGAAACGGCTTCCTTGTTGGAGAAGAGCAAACGGGAAAAAGAATTGCGGGAAAGACAACAAGAGAAACAAAGAGAGAAGCTCAAATTGGAGAAGCAggaacaggaagaaaaggagaacCGAGAAAAGCTACAGCAagcaaaagaagagagagagaggagactgCAGGAAGATCAGGCAATTAGggaacaaaaggaaaaggaagaacaagagAGAGCACGCAAAGAAGTATTAGAAgcaaaaagacaaaataaaactgagcatgaaaacactgctgcaaaaaaccCTGAGCTTGATAAAGTATCTGCGGACGAAAGAGAAAAGGGGATTCAAACACCAGAAATGCAGAGGCGTGCGTTAGGAGATACATCTGTGACAGGGGTGTCAGTCTCAAGCAAG CATACTGGGGTTAAAGGACAACCAGAAAGTGGAGCTCAAAGAGAGGATACTGAACAAGATACTGAAAGACTTAAA TCCCAGCGAGAGCCATTGATGAGAGCACGAAGTGAGGAAATGGGGAGGATAGTACCAGGATTGCCTGCAGGCTGGGCAAAG TTTCTGGATCCAATCACTGGGACTTTTCGTTATTACCATTCACCAACAAATACTGTTCAGATGTATCCCCCGGAAATGGCTCCTTCATCCACCCCTCCATCCACTCCACCAACTCATAAAGGCAAGCCACAGGTGACTACTGAACGGGACAGAGAACACTCCAAATTGAAGCGATCCTACTCTTCACCAGATATAACCCAAGCCAttcaggaggaagagaagaaaaaaattcctGTAACTCCTGCAATCAGTCGTGAAAATAA ACCAGTATATTACACTAAAGCTGAAATCTCAAGGCTCTCTGCACCACAGATTCGTAATCTCAACCCTGTGTTTGGGGGATTGGGACCAGCTCTCACAGGGCTTCGTAATTTAGGGAACACTTGCTATATGAACTCCATATTGCAGTGTCTCTGCAATGCACCACTTCTGGCTGATTATTTCAATAGAAATTTGTATCAAGATGACATTAACAG GTTAAACCTCTTGGGGCATAAAGGCGAAGTGGCAGAAGAGTTTGGCATCATAATGAAAGCATTGTGGACAGGACAATACCGATATGTCAGtccaaaagattttaaaattacaattggGAAGATCAATGACCAATTTTCAGGATACAGTCAGCAAGACTCCCAAGAATTGCTCTTGTTTTTAATGGATGGACTGCATGAAGACCTAAATAAA GCTGACAATCGGAAGAGGTATAAGGAAGAAAATAATGATCATATTGATGACTTCAAAGCAGCAGATCTAGCCTGGCACAAACACAAGCAGCTCAATGAATCTATTGTTGTGGCACTTTTTCAAGGCCAGTTCAAATCCACAGTGCAATGTCTTACGTGTCACAAAAAGTCCCGAACATTTGAGGCTTTCATGTATTTGTCATTGCCACTTGCATCCACTAGTAAATGTACACTACAG GAATGCCTTAGATTATTCTCCAAAGAGGAGAAACTTACAGATAACAACAGGTTTTACTGTAGCCATTGCAAAACACGAAGGGATTCTTTGAAAAAATTAGAGATTTGGAAATTGCCACCAGTTCTTCTGGTGCACTTGAAACG ATTCTCGTATGATGGAAGGTGGAAGCAAAAGCTGCAGACATCTGTAGATTTCCCTTTGGAAAGTCTTGACCTGTCACACTATGTTATTGGTCCAAAGAGTAATTTGAAGAGATACAATCTATTTTCAGTATCG AATCATTATGGAGGGTTGGATGGAGGGCACTACACAGCTTACTGCAGAAATGCTACAAAACAGCGCTGGTATAAGTTTGATGATCATGAAGTATCTGATATCTCAGCATCTTCTGTGAAGTCCTCAGCTGCATATATTCTCTTTTACACTTCTTTTGAACTGCGAGCAGCAGATATAGCCACATAA
- the USP8 gene encoding ubiquitin carboxyl-terminal hydrolase 8 isoform X2 gives MPAGASVPKELYLCTSLKDLNKKTEIKAEKTSTKNYVQSALKIFKAAEECRLDRDEEKAYVLYMKYVTVYNLIKKRPDFKQQQDYFHSILGPTNIKKAIEEAERLSDSLKLRYEEAEVRKKLEEKEKQEEQQKKQEVKDDGKALAKNASENAIDSKGQNQRINGEKKCAVERKDQFDRLSGAITAEKLFPMMMDKNIELLIMDARSLKDYQESCIPNSISVPEEAISPGVTANWIEAKLPDSSKDPWKKRGHVDYVVLLDWFSSARDLQLGTTLQSLKDALFKWESKTILRSEPLVLEGGYETWLLCYPQHTTNAKVTLPSRGKSEVVSVSLDFTYPSLEEPAPPPPPVVHIKPTPVEVTENDEMENNQKGRTGSHNTTNPSAPSAAIPQTDISPVVHPIYAVTNVPQIDRTKKPSAKFLDDVNSPKSEATTLDKHPIQNGRMIPDRSTKPPFDAKAMLTEEEKSRIHAETASLLEKSKREKELRERQQEKQREKLKLEKQEQEEKENREKLQQAKEERERRLQEDQAIREQKEKEEQERARKEVLEAKRQNKTEHENTAAKNPELDKVSADEREKGIQTPEMQRRALGDTSVTGVSVSSKHTGVKGQPESGAQREDTEQDTERLKSQREPLMRARSEEMGRIVPGLPAGWAKFLDPITGTFRYYHSPTNTVQMYPPEMAPSSTPPSTPPTHKGKPQVTTERDREHSKLKRSYSSPDITQAIQEEEKKKIPVTPAISRENKPVYYTKAEISRLSAPQIRNLNPVFGGLGPALTGLRNLGNTCYMNSILQCLCNAPLLADYFNRNLYQDDINRLNLLGHKGEVAEEFGIIMKALWTGQYRYVSPKDFKITIGKINDQFSGYSQQDSQELLLFLMDGLHEDLNKADNRKRYKEENNDHIDDFKAADLAWHKHKQLNESIVVALFQGQFKSTVQCLTCHKKSRTFEAFMYLSLPLASTSKCTLQECLRLFSKEEKLTDNNRFYCSHCKTRRDSLKKLEIWKLPPVLLVHLKRFSYDGRWKQKLQTSVDFPLESLDLSHYVIGPKSNLKRYNLFSVSNHYGGLDGGHYTAYCRNATKQRWYKFDDHEVSDISASSVKSSAAYILFYTSFELRAADIAT, from the exons ATGCCTGCTGGGGCTTCTGTACCTAAGGAACTGTACCTCTGTACTTCACTGAAAGATCTTAACAAGAAGACAGAAATAAAAGCAGAGAAGACCAGTACAAAAAA TTATGTGCAGAGTGCCCTTAAGATCTTCAAGGCAGCGGAGGAATGCAGATTGGACAGAGATGAAGAAAAGGCCTACGTCCTATATATGAAATATGTGACTGTATATAATCTTATTAAAAAAAGACCTGATTTCAAGCAACAACAG GATTACTTTCATTCTATACTGGGACCTACAAACATAAAAAAAGCTAttgaagaagctgaaagactCTCAGACAGTCTGAAACTGAG ATATGAGGAAGCTGAAGTTCGGAAAAAGCttgaagaaaaagagaaacaagaagagcaacagaaaaagCAAGAAGTAAAAGATGATGGAAAGGCTTTAGCCAAAAACGCTTCAGAAAATGCCATAGATTCCAAAGGACAAAACCAAAGG ATCAATGGTGAGAAGAAGTGTGCAGTGGAAAGAAAAGATCAATTTGACAGATTGAGTG GAGCAATCACTGCTGAGAAACTGTTTCCAATGATGATGGACAAAAACATCGAATTGCTCATAATGGATGCTCGAAGCTTGAAAGATTATCAGGAATCTTGTATTCCAAATTCCATCAGTGTTCCAGAAGAGGCTATCAGTCCTGG AGTCACTGCTAATTGGATTGAAGCTAAACTCCCAGATAGTTCTAAAGATCCCTGGAAGAAGAGGGGACATGTTGATTATGTTGTACTGCTTGACTGGTTTAGTTCTGCAAGAGACTTGCAGCTAGGAACAACTCTACAGAGCCTGAAAGATGCACTTTTTAAG TGGGAAAGTAAGACTATACTACGGAGTGAGCCTTTAGTCTTGGAAGGAGGTTATGAGACCTGGCTTCTTTGCTATCCCCAACACACAACAAATGCCAAAGTAACTCTACCCTCACGTGGCAAGAGTGAAGTAGTGTCTGTCTCTT TGGATTTTACTTATCCCTCTCTGGAAGAGccagctcctcctccaccacctgttGTCCATATAAAGCCCACTCCAGTAGAAGTGACTGAGAATGATGAAATGGAAAATAATCAAAAGGGGAGGACAGGATCACATAACACAACAAATCCAAGTGCACCAAGTGCTGCTATCCCTCAAACTGACATTTCACCTGTAGTGCACCCAATATATGCTGTGACAAATGTCCCACAG ATTGATCGTACTAAAAAGCCTTCAGCAAAATTTCTTGATGATGTTAATAGTCCAAAATCTGAAGCTACAACTCTTGACAAACATCCTATTCAGAATGGAAGAATGATTCCAGACCGTTCCACAAAGCCACCGTTTGATGCAAAGGCCATGCTGACAGAAGAAGAGAAAAGCCGTATACACGCAGAAACGGCTTCCTTGTTGGAGAAGAGCAAACGGGAAAAAGAATTGCGGGAAAGACAACAAGAGAAACAAAGAGAGAAGCTCAAATTGGAGAAGCAggaacaggaagaaaaggagaacCGAGAAAAGCTACAGCAagcaaaagaagagagagagaggagactgCAGGAAGATCAGGCAATTAGggaacaaaaggaaaaggaagaacaagagAGAGCACGCAAAGAAGTATTAGAAgcaaaaagacaaaataaaactgagcatgaaaacactgctgcaaaaaaccCTGAGCTTGATAAAGTATCTGCGGACGAAAGAGAAAAGGGGATTCAAACACCAGAAATGCAGAGGCGTGCGTTAGGAGATACATCTGTGACAGGGGTGTCAGTCTCAAGCAAG CATACTGGGGTTAAAGGACAACCAGAAAGTGGAGCTCAAAGAGAGGATACTGAACAAGATACTGAAAGACTTAAA TCCCAGCGAGAGCCATTGATGAGAGCACGAAGTGAGGAAATGGGGAGGATAGTACCAGGATTGCCTGCAGGCTGGGCAAAG TTTCTGGATCCAATCACTGGGACTTTTCGTTATTACCATTCACCAACAAATACTGTTCAGATGTATCCCCCGGAAATGGCTCCTTCATCCACCCCTCCATCCACTCCACCAACTCATAAAGGCAAGCCACAGGTGACTACTGAACGGGACAGAGAACACTCCAAATTGAAGCGATCCTACTCTTCACCAGATATAACCCAAGCCAttcaggaggaagagaagaaaaaaattcctGTAACTCCTGCAATCAGTCGTGAAAATAA ACCAGTATATTACACTAAAGCTGAAATCTCAAGGCTCTCTGCACCACAGATTCGTAATCTCAACCCTGTGTTTGGGGGATTGGGACCAGCTCTCACAGGGCTTCGTAATTTAGGGAACACTTGCTATATGAACTCCATATTGCAGTGTCTCTGCAATGCACCACTTCTGGCTGATTATTTCAATAGAAATTTGTATCAAGATGACATTAACAG GTTAAACCTCTTGGGGCATAAAGGCGAAGTGGCAGAAGAGTTTGGCATCATAATGAAAGCATTGTGGACAGGACAATACCGATATGTCAGtccaaaagattttaaaattacaattggGAAGATCAATGACCAATTTTCAGGATACAGTCAGCAAGACTCCCAAGAATTGCTCTTGTTTTTAATGGATGGACTGCATGAAGACCTAAATAAA GCTGACAATCGGAAGAGGTATAAGGAAGAAAATAATGATCATATTGATGACTTCAAAGCAGCAGATCTAGCCTGGCACAAACACAAGCAGCTCAATGAATCTATTGTTGTGGCACTTTTTCAAGGCCAGTTCAAATCCACAGTGCAATGTCTTACGTGTCACAAAAAGTCCCGAACATTTGAGGCTTTCATGTATTTGTCATTGCCACTTGCATCCACTAGTAAATGTACACTACAG GAATGCCTTAGATTATTCTCCAAAGAGGAGAAACTTACAGATAACAACAGGTTTTACTGTAGCCATTGCAAAACACGAAGGGATTCTTTGAAAAAATTAGAGATTTGGAAATTGCCACCAGTTCTTCTGGTGCACTTGAAACG ATTCTCGTATGATGGAAGGTGGAAGCAAAAGCTGCAGACATCTGTAGATTTCCCTTTGGAAAGTCTTGACCTGTCACACTATGTTATTGGTCCAAAGAGTAATTTGAAGAGATACAATCTATTTTCAGTATCG AATCATTATGGAGGGTTGGATGGAGGGCACTACACAGCTTACTGCAGAAATGCTACAAAACAGCGCTGGTATAAGTTTGATGATCATGAAGTATCTGATATCTCAGCATCTTCTGTGAAGTCCTCAGCTGCATATATTCTCTTTTACACTTCTTTTGAACTGCGAGCAGCAGATATAGCCACATAA